From a single Bacillus pumilus genomic region:
- the ffh gene encoding signal recognition particle protein, which translates to MAFEGLADRLQQTISKIRGKGKVSEQDVKEMMREVRLALLEADVNFKVVKDFVKKVSERAVGQEVMKSLTPGQQVIKVVKEELTELMGGEESKIAVAKKSPTVIMMVGLQGAGKTTTTGKLANLLRKKHNRKPMMVAADIYRPAAIQQLQTLGKQLDMPVFSLGDQVSPVEIAKQAIEKAKEEHHDYVILDTAGRLHIDEDLMDELQKVKEVASPEEIFLVVDSMTGQDAVNVAKSFNEQLGLTGVVLTKLDGDTRGGAALSIRAVTNTPIKYAALGEKLDAIEPFHPERMASRILGMGDVLTLIEKAQANVDQDKAKELEQKMRTMSFTLDDFLEQLGQVRNMGPLEDLIQMMPGAGKMKGLKNVQVDEKQLNHIEAIIKSMTTEEKEQPEVINASRRKRIAKGSGTSVQEVNRLLKQFDEMKKMMKQMTNMSKGKKKGFKLPFM; encoded by the coding sequence ATGGCATTTGAAGGATTAGCCGACCGACTGCAGCAGACGATTTCAAAAATCCGCGGCAAAGGAAAAGTGTCAGAGCAAGATGTAAAAGAAATGATGCGCGAGGTACGCCTTGCCCTTCTTGAAGCTGACGTCAATTTTAAAGTAGTCAAAGACTTTGTGAAAAAAGTAAGTGAGCGGGCAGTTGGACAAGAGGTCATGAAAAGCCTTACCCCTGGACAACAGGTCATTAAAGTTGTAAAAGAAGAACTCACTGAACTAATGGGCGGGGAAGAGAGTAAAATCGCTGTAGCGAAAAAATCTCCGACCGTCATTATGATGGTTGGTCTTCAAGGGGCAGGTAAAACCACGACAACTGGGAAGCTTGCCAATTTACTTCGCAAAAAACATAATCGTAAGCCGATGATGGTGGCAGCAGATATTTACAGACCAGCAGCGATCCAGCAGCTTCAAACGCTTGGGAAACAGCTTGATATGCCTGTCTTTTCATTAGGTGATCAAGTGAGCCCTGTCGAGATTGCCAAACAGGCAATTGAAAAAGCGAAAGAAGAACACCATGATTATGTCATTTTAGATACAGCAGGACGCCTTCATATTGATGAAGATTTGATGGATGAACTTCAGAAAGTAAAAGAAGTAGCGAGTCCAGAAGAGATTTTCCTTGTTGTTGACTCTATGACAGGTCAAGATGCGGTCAATGTCGCAAAAAGCTTTAATGAACAGCTTGGTTTAACAGGTGTCGTTCTCACAAAACTAGACGGTGATACACGAGGCGGGGCAGCACTTTCCATTCGAGCTGTTACCAATACGCCGATTAAATACGCCGCACTAGGAGAAAAGCTTGATGCGATTGAACCATTCCACCCAGAACGGATGGCATCAAGAATTCTTGGCATGGGAGATGTGCTGACACTGATTGAAAAAGCACAGGCGAACGTCGACCAAGATAAAGCGAAAGAGCTTGAACAAAAAATGCGGACGATGAGCTTTACGCTCGATGATTTCCTCGAGCAGCTTGGCCAAGTTCGGAACATGGGTCCACTTGAGGATTTGATCCAAATGATGCCGGGAGCCGGTAAAATGAAAGGGCTCAAAAACGTTCAAGTAGACGAAAAACAGCTCAATCACATCGAAGCGATCATTAAATCAATGACGACCGAAGAAAAAGAACAGCCAGAGGTCATCAATGCAAGCCGAAGAAAACGGATTGCAAAAGGAAGTGGAACATCTGTACAGGAAGTCAATCGCCTTTTAAAGCAATTTGACGAAATGAAAAAGATGATGAAGCAAATGACCAACATGTCCAAAGGAAAGAAAAAAGGCTTTAAATTACCATTTATGTAA
- the smc gene encoding chromosome segregation protein SMC, protein MFLKRLDVIGFKSFAQRVTVDFVKGVTAVVGPNGSGKSNITDAIRWVLGEQSAKSLRGGKMEDIIFAGSDSRKRVNLAEVTLTLDNEDHFLPIDFHEVSVTRRVYRSGDSEFLINNQSVRLKDIIDLFMDSGLGKEAFSIISQGKVEEILSSKAEERRSIFEEAAGVLKYKTRKKKAENKLFETQDNLNRVEDILHELEDQVEPLRMQASIAKDYLQKKEELENVEIALTVHDIEALHEKWTTLGEAVERFKQDEMKQSTDIQAKEAKIEESRDRIQALDESINDLQEVLLFTSEELEKLEGKKEVLKERKKNAAANQGQLEETLVRLTEKQAQLTEKIEQQKMTRDSLQKEVQQLKDEVKTKQHQLSLHSEDVEGQIEQLKSDYFDLLNEQASVRNERKLLEEQQRQAAMQLDRLTQNNQKHIEERVSVKEKKTEAEQQLSALEEDILSQVKRFREAEQKLEQMKRQYEKKETALYQAYQYVQQAKSKKEMLESMQEDFSGFFQGVKEVLKAKERLGGIHGAIAELIQTDQQHETAIEIALGAATQHVVTENEAAARQAIGYLKQHSFGRATFLPMNVIKERTIQHRDVQTAEQHHAFIGVASHLVSFDEKYQKVIQNLLGTVLIVRDLKGANELAKMLGHRYRIVTLDGDVVNPGGSMTGGGVKKKNNSLLSRNREIETLTKQLVEMEEKTTILEKETKETKQWIAANESQLNELRQRGETLREKQQELKGKLYELQVAEKNINAHLELYDQEKEELQQRSTELTDKDKKQASLEISIGEKLTTLDQEINTLTKRKQTQSSTKETISADLTELKISLAKKEQSLANEQEKLSSLMVELEEAEQTLMETKEDLSLLTSEMTSSSSGAEQLEEAAKEKLENKNKTTALISERRKQRLSLSETLEFSERELKEQKRLYKQLTTSLKDEEIKLGRMEVELDNLIAYLNEEYALSFEGAKEMYHLTLSPDEARKRVKLIKLAIEELGTVNLGSIDEYERVNERYLFLTEQRNDLTEAKNTLFQVIEEMDQEMTKRFSETFSQIRGHFESVFQALFGGGRADLKLTDPNDLLNSGVDIVAQPPGKKLQNLSLLSGGERALTAIALLFSILKVRPVPFCVLDEVEAALDEANVFRFAQYLKKYSQETQFIVITHRKGTMEEADVLYGVTMQESGVSKLVSVKLEETKELVQ, encoded by the coding sequence ATGTTCCTCAAACGTTTAGACGTGATAGGATTCAAATCGTTTGCACAGCGAGTGACCGTGGACTTTGTCAAAGGGGTCACAGCTGTTGTTGGACCAAACGGAAGCGGCAAAAGTAATATTACCGATGCCATCCGCTGGGTACTTGGAGAACAATCAGCAAAAAGCCTCCGCGGAGGAAAAATGGAAGACATCATTTTTGCAGGAAGCGACTCAAGAAAAAGAGTCAATCTAGCAGAGGTGACTTTAACATTAGATAACGAAGATCACTTTTTACCGATCGATTTTCACGAAGTCAGTGTGACGAGAAGAGTCTATCGTTCAGGAGACAGTGAATTTCTCATAAACAATCAATCTGTCCGCTTAAAAGATATTATTGATCTTTTCATGGACTCAGGTCTTGGTAAAGAAGCTTTTTCGATTATCAGCCAAGGAAAGGTAGAGGAAATTCTATCAAGTAAGGCCGAAGAGAGAAGAAGCATCTTTGAAGAAGCAGCTGGTGTTTTGAAATATAAAACAAGAAAGAAAAAAGCCGAAAATAAACTGTTTGAAACGCAGGACAACTTAAACCGAGTAGAAGATATTCTGCATGAACTAGAAGATCAAGTAGAACCATTAAGAATGCAGGCATCGATTGCAAAGGACTATTTACAAAAAAAAGAGGAGCTTGAAAATGTCGAAATTGCCCTCACTGTCCATGACATCGAAGCACTTCATGAAAAATGGACTACACTTGGTGAAGCTGTCGAGCGCTTCAAACAAGATGAAATGAAGCAATCTACAGACATTCAAGCAAAAGAAGCCAAAATTGAAGAGTCGAGAGACCGCATTCAAGCGCTTGACGAATCTATTAATGACCTGCAAGAAGTTCTTCTTTTCACAAGTGAAGAATTAGAAAAGCTTGAAGGGAAAAAAGAAGTTCTAAAAGAACGGAAAAAAAATGCAGCCGCAAACCAAGGGCAGCTAGAAGAAACGCTCGTTCGCTTAACTGAAAAACAGGCGCAGTTAACCGAAAAGATTGAGCAGCAGAAAATGACGAGGGACAGCCTGCAAAAAGAAGTGCAGCAGCTAAAAGATGAAGTGAAAACAAAGCAGCATCAACTGTCGCTTCATAGTGAAGATGTGGAAGGTCAAATTGAACAGCTGAAAAGCGATTATTTTGATCTGCTCAATGAACAGGCTTCTGTCCGCAATGAACGTAAATTACTAGAAGAACAGCAGCGCCAAGCGGCCATGCAGCTGGATCGGCTCACGCAAAACAACCAAAAACACATTGAAGAACGTGTATCTGTCAAAGAGAAGAAAACAGAGGCGGAGCAGCAGCTTTCCGCACTAGAAGAAGACATTCTCTCTCAGGTCAAGCGCTTTAGAGAAGCGGAGCAAAAGCTTGAGCAAATGAAACGTCAATACGAGAAAAAAGAAACGGCTCTTTATCAAGCCTACCAATATGTCCAGCAGGCAAAATCAAAAAAAGAAATGCTTGAATCCATGCAGGAAGACTTCTCAGGCTTTTTCCAAGGCGTGAAAGAGGTCTTAAAGGCTAAAGAGCGATTAGGCGGTATTCACGGTGCCATTGCAGAGCTGATTCAAACAGATCAGCAGCATGAGACAGCGATTGAAATCGCACTAGGCGCAGCGACGCAGCACGTGGTCACAGAAAATGAAGCCGCAGCGCGACAAGCAATCGGCTATTTAAAGCAGCATTCCTTTGGACGTGCGACCTTCCTGCCAATGAACGTGATCAAAGAAAGAACCATCCAGCATAGAGACGTTCAAACAGCTGAGCAGCATCATGCATTTATTGGTGTTGCGAGTCACCTTGTCTCCTTTGATGAAAAGTATCAAAAGGTCATTCAGAACTTGCTTGGCACGGTCCTTATCGTGAGAGACTTAAAAGGCGCCAATGAACTGGCAAAAATGCTTGGACACAGGTATCGCATCGTGACCCTTGATGGAGATGTCGTGAACCCCGGCGGTTCCATGACGGGAGGGGGAGTAAAGAAAAAGAACAACTCTCTTCTTTCAAGAAATCGAGAAATTGAAACATTAACAAAGCAGCTCGTTGAAATGGAAGAAAAAACAACGATCCTTGAAAAAGAAACAAAAGAAACGAAGCAATGGATTGCGGCAAACGAAAGCCAATTAAACGAACTGCGCCAGCGCGGTGAAACGCTTCGAGAAAAACAGCAAGAGCTCAAAGGAAAGCTTTACGAACTGCAAGTAGCGGAAAAAAATATTAATGCTCATCTTGAACTCTATGATCAAGAAAAAGAAGAATTGCAGCAGCGTTCTACTGAACTTACAGATAAGGACAAAAAGCAGGCATCTCTTGAAATTTCTATAGGGGAGAAGCTCACTACACTTGATCAAGAAATCAATACATTAACAAAGCGGAAGCAGACACAAAGCTCAACGAAAGAAACCATTTCTGCCGACTTAACAGAGCTGAAAATCTCGCTTGCCAAAAAAGAGCAGTCCTTAGCGAATGAACAAGAAAAGCTTTCGAGCTTAATGGTGGAATTAGAAGAGGCTGAACAAACGCTGATGGAAACAAAAGAAGACCTGTCCCTTTTAACAAGTGAAATGACGTCTAGCTCAAGCGGTGCAGAACAGCTGGAAGAAGCGGCGAAAGAGAAGCTCGAAAACAAAAACAAAACAACCGCACTCATTTCTGAGCGGCGTAAACAGCGTCTGTCCCTTTCTGAAACATTAGAATTTTCTGAGCGTGAACTGAAAGAACAAAAGCGTCTTTACAAACAGCTCACCACCAGCTTAAAAGATGAAGAGATTAAGCTTGGCCGTATGGAGGTTGAGCTCGACAACCTCATCGCTTATTTGAACGAAGAGTATGCTCTTTCGTTTGAAGGGGCAAAAGAGATGTATCACCTGACATTGTCACCAGATGAAGCAAGAAAACGAGTGAAGCTGATTAAGCTAGCCATTGAAGAGCTGGGAACGGTGAACTTAGGCAGCATTGACGAGTATGAGCGAGTGAATGAACGCTATCTCTTCTTAACAGAACAACGAAATGATTTGACAGAAGCAAAAAATACATTATTTCAAGTCATCGAAGAAATGGATCAAGAAATGACAAAGCGTTTCTCTGAAACATTCTCGCAAATCCGCGGGCATTTTGAATCGGTTTTCCAAGCATTATTTGGCGGCGGAAGAGCAGACCTTAAGCTAACAGATCCAAATGATTTACTAAACTCTGGCGTTGATATTGTCGCGCAGCCGCCAGGGAAAAAACTGCAAAACTTAAGCCTGCTTTCCGGCGGAGAGAGAGCCTTAACTGCGATCGCTTTACTATTCTCTATTTTAAAAGTGAGACCTGTTCCATTCTGCGTGTTAGACGAGGTTGAAGCGGCGCTTGATGAAGCAAATGTCTTCCGCTTTGCGCAATATTTAAAGAAATACAGCCAAGAAACACAATTCATTGTCATTACGCACCGCAAAGGAACAATGGAAGAAGCAGATGTCCTCTACGGTGTGACAATGCAGGAGTCAGGTGTTTCTAAGCTTGTATCGGTCAAACTAGAAGAAACGAAAGAGCTTGTCCAGTAA
- a CDS encoding KH domain-containing protein: MNELSLEELIVSIVEPLVDFPEDIHVSSLEKDEQVIYTLSVHAEDTGKVIGKQGRTAKAIRTVMFAASAESSKKVQLEIAD; encoded by the coding sequence ATGAATGAGCTGTCCTTGGAAGAATTGATTGTGTCCATCGTCGAGCCACTTGTTGATTTCCCTGAAGATATTCACGTATCTTCATTAGAAAAAGATGAGCAAGTGATTTACACTCTGTCTGTTCATGCTGAAGATACCGGAAAAGTGATCGGAAAGCAGGGACGTACAGCAAAAGCGATACGAACAGTCATGTTTGCAGCAAGTGCAGAGTCTTCTAAGAAAGTTCAACTTGAGATTGCTGACTAA
- the rplS gene encoding 50S ribosomal protein L19: protein MQHLIEEITKEQLRTDLPAFRPGDTLRVHVKVVEGTRERIQIFEGVVIKRRGGGISETFTVRKISYGVGVERTFPVHTPKIANIEVVRHGKVRRAKLYYLRELRGKAARIKEIRR from the coding sequence ATGCAACATTTGATTGAAGAAATCACAAAAGAACAATTACGCACTGATCTTCCTGCGTTCCGTCCTGGTGACACTTTACGTGTACACGTTAAAGTTGTCGAGGGTACTCGTGAGCGTATCCAGATCTTTGAAGGTGTTGTAATTAAGCGTCGTGGTGGTGGAATCAGCGAAACTTTCACAGTTCGTAAGATTTCTTACGGTGTAGGCGTTGAGCGTACATTCCCTGTACACACACCAAAAATCGCTAACATCGAAGTTGTACGTCACGGTAAGGTACGTCGTGCGAAACTTTACTACCTACGTGAACTTCGCGGTAAAGCGGCTCGTATCAAAGAAATCAGACGATAA
- a CDS encoding YlqD family protein: MQIIQHVTVMQVLTESSKDKLLTTFLEKKERLERECNQLYFQLKKHEKEPHQQEAIPQFQKAIDKRQEKIRQIDFQVEQLHILPLGSEMKETEVDALVEVKIGDKWDDKMQDNVIVVKDGTIVEIRQG; the protein is encoded by the coding sequence ATGCAGATCATTCAACATGTCACCGTCATGCAAGTATTAACTGAAAGCAGTAAGGACAAACTGTTAACGACTTTTTTGGAGAAAAAAGAAAGACTAGAACGTGAATGCAATCAACTATATTTTCAACTCAAAAAACATGAAAAAGAACCACATCAGCAAGAAGCCATCCCTCAATTTCAAAAAGCTATCGATAAAAGGCAAGAGAAGATTAGGCAGATTGATTTTCAAGTAGAGCAGCTGCATATTTTGCCGCTTGGAAGTGAAATGAAAGAAACAGAAGTGGATGCATTGGTTGAAGTGAAAATAGGTGATAAATGGGATGACAAGATGCAAGATAATGTCATCGTCGTGAAAGACGGCACCATTGTGGAAATACGTCAGGGGTGA
- the ftsY gene encoding signal recognition particle-docking protein FtsY, with amino-acid sequence MSFFKKLKEKFTQQTDSVSEKFKDGLEKTRNSFQGRVNELISRYRKVDEDFFEELEEVLIGADVGFTTVMELIDELKKEVKLRNIQDPNEVQAVISEKLVDIYNSGEEQISALNIEEGRLNIILFVGVNGVGKTTTIGKLAHKLKNEGKSVILAAGDTFRAGAIEQLEVWGERSGVPVVKQTAGSDPAAVIYDAVQSAKAKNADVLICDTAGRLQNKVNLMKELEKVKRVIEREVPDAPHEVLLALDATTGQNAMAQAKEFSKATNVTGIALTKLDGTAKGGIVLAIRNELNIPVKLVGLGEKVDDLQEFDAESYVYGLFSDVIDQQD; translated from the coding sequence ATGAGCTTTTTTAAGAAATTAAAAGAAAAATTTACGCAGCAAACCGATTCCGTATCAGAAAAATTTAAAGACGGTCTTGAAAAAACGAGAAACTCCTTTCAAGGAAGAGTAAATGAACTGATTTCTCGCTACCGCAAAGTCGATGAAGACTTTTTTGAAGAATTAGAAGAGGTTCTAATCGGTGCTGATGTCGGTTTCACAACGGTAATGGAACTGATTGATGAGCTGAAAAAAGAAGTGAAATTAAGAAACATTCAAGACCCAAATGAAGTACAAGCGGTCATCTCTGAAAAGCTGGTTGACATCTACAATAGCGGAGAGGAACAAATCTCTGCGCTAAATATTGAAGAAGGCCGGTTAAATATCATTTTATTTGTAGGCGTCAATGGCGTTGGAAAAACAACGACTATCGGTAAACTTGCACATAAGCTGAAAAATGAAGGGAAATCCGTCATTTTAGCAGCAGGTGATACGTTCCGTGCCGGTGCCATTGAGCAACTGGAAGTATGGGGCGAGCGTTCAGGTGTCCCTGTTGTCAAACAGACGGCAGGCTCTGACCCAGCAGCGGTGATCTATGATGCCGTTCAATCTGCAAAAGCAAAAAATGCGGATGTTCTCATCTGTGATACAGCAGGAAGACTGCAAAACAAAGTCAACTTGATGAAAGAATTAGAGAAGGTCAAGAGAGTCATTGAACGCGAAGTTCCAGATGCACCACACGAAGTGCTGCTCGCTCTTGATGCTACAACGGGGCAAAATGCGATGGCGCAGGCGAAGGAATTTTCTAAAGCGACAAATGTGACAGGAATAGCTTTAACAAAGCTTGATGGTACTGCAAAAGGTGGGATTGTTCTTGCGATTCGAAATGAACTGAACATCCCTGTGAAGCTTGTCGGTTTAGGTGAAAAGGTTGACGATCTGCAAGAGTTCGATGCAGAATCGTATGTGTATGGATTATTCTCAGACGTGATTGATCAACAAGACTAA
- the ylqF gene encoding ribosome biogenesis GTPase YlqF — protein MTIQWFPGHMAKARREVTEKLKLIDIVFELTDARIPMSSRNPMIEEILQNKPKIMLLNKADKADPRMTKEWQTHFENQGVRSLAINSVDGQGLNQIITTSKEILKEKFDRMKAKGVKPRAIRALIIGIPNVGKSTLINRLAKKNIAKTGDRPGITTSQQWVKVGKELELLDTPGILWPKFEDEQVGLRLAVTGAIKDSIINLQDVAVYALRFLEENYPERLKKRYDLAEIPEDTVELFDAIGTKRGCLMSGGFINYDKTTEIIIRDIRTEKFGPLTFEKPES, from the coding sequence ATGACGATTCAATGGTTTCCAGGCCATATGGCAAAAGCAAGACGTGAAGTCACAGAAAAATTAAAGCTCATCGACATCGTATTTGAATTAACCGATGCAAGAATTCCGATGTCCTCTAGAAACCCAATGATCGAAGAAATCCTTCAGAATAAACCGAAAATCATGCTCTTAAACAAAGCAGATAAAGCTGATCCTCGTATGACAAAGGAGTGGCAGACACACTTTGAGAACCAAGGTGTTCGGTCACTTGCCATTAATTCTGTCGATGGACAAGGGTTAAATCAAATCATCACAACTTCAAAAGAAATCTTAAAAGAAAAATTTGATCGTATGAAAGCAAAAGGGGTCAAACCGCGGGCAATTCGTGCGCTGATTATCGGCATTCCCAACGTCGGAAAATCGACCTTAATCAATCGTTTAGCGAAAAAGAACATTGCCAAAACAGGAGACAGGCCTGGTATTACCACTTCACAGCAATGGGTGAAGGTTGGGAAAGAACTGGAGCTGCTCGATACCCCTGGAATCCTCTGGCCGAAGTTTGAAGATGAACAAGTAGGACTGAGGCTTGCGGTGACTGGAGCGATCAAGGATTCTATCATCAACCTGCAGGATGTTGCTGTGTATGCACTTCGTTTTCTTGAAGAGAACTATCCAGAGCGATTAAAAAAACGTTATGATCTAGCGGAGATTCCTGAAGATACGGTTGAGCTGTTTGATGCCATTGGTACAAAGCGTGGCTGCCTCATGAGCGGTGGCTTTATT
- the rpsP gene encoding 30S ribosomal protein S16, translating into MAVKIRLKRMGSKRSPFYRIVVADSRSPRDGRFIETVGTYNPVLSPAEVKINEELALKWLQNGAKPSDTVRNLFSSQGILEKFHNAKNSK; encoded by the coding sequence ATGGCAGTAAAAATTCGTTTAAAACGTATGGGATCAAAAAGATCTCCTTTCTATCGTATTGTTGTAGCAGATTCTCGTTCACCACGTGACGGTCGTTTCATTGAAACAGTTGGAACTTACAACCCAGTGTTATCACCAGCTGAGGTGAAAATCAACGAAGAATTAGCGCTTAAATGGCTTCAAAATGGTGCGAAACCATCTGATACAGTTCGCAACCTTTTCTCAAGCCAAGGAATTCTTGAAAAATTTCATAATGCGAAAAACAGCAAATAA
- a CDS encoding putative DNA-binding protein, giving the protein MTLEKTTRMNYLFDFYQSLLTAKQKSYMSLYYLDDFSLGEIADEYEVSRQAVYDNIKRTEAMLEQYEEKLLLFKKFKERKELLKKMRELVADSAQTEEAEALIESLEKLD; this is encoded by the coding sequence ATGACGCTTGAAAAAACAACGAGAATGAACTACTTGTTTGATTTCTATCAATCGTTGTTAACCGCAAAGCAGAAAAGCTACATGTCGCTTTACTACCTAGACGATTTTTCCCTCGGTGAAATTGCGGATGAATATGAAGTATCAAGACAGGCTGTTTATGATAATATTAAACGGACTGAAGCGATGCTTGAACAATATGAAGAAAAGCTGCTCTTGTTTAAGAAATTTAAAGAGCGTAAAGAACTTCTCAAAAAAATGAGAGAGCTTGTAGCAGATTCCGCGCAGACGGAAGAAGCAGAAGCTTTAATTGAATCGCTTGAGAAATTAGATTAG
- the trmD gene encoding tRNA (guanosine(37)-N1)-methyltransferase TrmD: protein MKIDFLTLFPEMFEGVLHSSILKKAQEKEAVSFNVVNFREYSDHKHKTVDDYPYGGGAGMVLKAQPVFDAVEDLTKKAKKKPRVILVCPQGERYTQKKAEELAKEEHLMFICGHYEGYDERIREHLVTDEISIGDFVLTGGELPAMMIADSVVRLLPHVLGKEASHIEDSFSTGLLEHPHYTRPADYKGLKVPDVLLSGNHAKIEEWRRKESLKRTYTRRPDLIDSCKTLTEEEKRWLWQLHND from the coding sequence ATGAAAATTGACTTCTTAACGCTTTTTCCTGAAATGTTCGAAGGTGTGCTTCACTCATCGATCTTAAAAAAGGCACAGGAGAAAGAAGCTGTCTCATTCAATGTCGTCAATTTTAGAGAGTATTCGGATCATAAGCATAAAACAGTGGATGACTATCCGTATGGCGGTGGTGCAGGTATGGTACTGAAAGCACAGCCCGTATTTGATGCGGTAGAAGATTTGACGAAGAAAGCAAAGAAGAAGCCCCGAGTCATTCTTGTCTGTCCTCAAGGGGAAAGATATACACAAAAGAAGGCAGAGGAACTTGCAAAAGAAGAACACCTTATGTTCATTTGCGGTCATTATGAAGGCTACGATGAGCGCATCAGGGAGCATCTTGTCACAGATGAAATCTCAATCGGGGATTTCGTTCTCACAGGCGGAGAGCTGCCAGCGATGATGATTGCAGACAGTGTGGTCAGGCTTTTGCCTCATGTGCTTGGAAAAGAAGCGTCTCACATTGAAGATTCATTTAGTACAGGTCTGCTAGAGCACCCGCACTATACAAGACCAGCCGACTATAAAGGACTAAAAGTACCGGATGTGCTCCTCTCTGGAAACCATGCCAAAATTGAAGAATGGCGGCGCAAAGAATCCTTGAAGCGAACCTATACAAGACGGCCAGATTTGATTGATTCTTGCAAAACGTTAACAGAAGAAGAAAAAAGATGGCTTTGGCAGCTTCATAATGACTAG
- the rimM gene encoding ribosome maturation factor RimM (Essential for efficient processing of 16S rRNA) — translation MEQEWLNVGKIVNTHGVRGEVRVVSKTDFPEERYKKGSVLYIFKQSQGEPLKVTVASHRQHKQFDLLTFEEINSLNEAEPLKESILKVEKEHLGSLGEGEFYFHQIIGCEVYDEEDQLVGKIKEILTPGANDVWVIGRKGKKDALIPYIPSVVKKIDISSKIVHIEVMEGLIEE, via the coding sequence ATGGAGCAAGAATGGTTGAATGTTGGAAAGATTGTCAATACACACGGAGTGCGCGGAGAAGTACGCGTCGTGTCGAAGACAGATTTCCCAGAAGAGCGTTACAAAAAAGGAAGCGTCCTCTATATATTTAAACAAAGCCAAGGGGAGCCGCTGAAAGTGACTGTCGCATCACATCGGCAGCACAAACAGTTTGATTTACTCACCTTTGAGGAAATCAACTCATTAAATGAAGCAGAGCCGCTGAAAGAATCAATTTTAAAAGTAGAAAAAGAACATCTCGGGTCATTGGGCGAAGGTGAATTCTATTTCCATCAAATCATTGGCTGTGAAGTATACGATGAAGAGGATCAGCTTGTCGGCAAAATCAAAGAAATTTTAACACCAGGGGCAAATGATGTCTGGGTCATTGGGAGAAAAGGTAAAAAAGATGCTCTGATTCCTTACATTCCTTCTGTCGTTAAAAAAATCGATATCTCATCCAAAATCGTACACATTGAAGTAATGGAAGGACTCATTGAAGAATGA